A genomic segment from Sporanaerobacter acetigenes DSM 13106 encodes:
- a CDS encoding tetratricopeptide repeat protein has translation LMNIAFVLNGLGHKDKYQEIMEFCISSVDSNDEMYPKLCHNLAGVYRRNKNFEKALKFSNMGIDACQEIGDFNGLSILYYGKGIAQYKLNKIEYKKSLETSIVLCEAFGQKELKDKIISNCREIFLLPSFEITSLISDI, from the coding sequence CTTATGAATATAGCTTTTGTATTAAACGGATTAGGACATAAAGACAAATATCAAGAAATAATGGAATTTTGTATAAGCTCAGTAGATTCTAATGATGAAATGTATCCTAAACTGTGTCACAACTTAGCTGGAGTTTACAGAAGAAATAAAAACTTTGAAAAAGCATTGAAGTTTTCTAATATGGGAATTGATGCTTGTCAAGAAATAGGAGATTTTAATGGATTAAGTATTCTATACTATGGGAAAGGAATTGCTCAATATAAATTGAATAAAATAGAATATAAGAAATCGCTTGAAACATCCATAGTTTTATGTGAAGCATTTGGACAAAAAGAGTTAAAAGATAAAATTATAAGTAACTGTAGAGAAATTTTTCTTCTTCCTTCATTTGAGATAACCTCTCTTATTAGTGATATTTAA
- a CDS encoding MFS transporter yields the protein MNIKLLKQKDFFLLIMGETVSLIGTIMQNFALSLYVLAITHSTVKFASVTAITIFPKLILGPFSGVIADRFNRKKIIVGTDLINGILMGIYALLFFINGHLSLLSIYILVISITITNIIFEPAIQTVIPSIVEKESLVDANSIDTLFSSLSNILALALGAILYDNLGIGVIFIINSISFILSAISEIFINIPKNNLKNDKLNLKMFFSDFKEGITCIKNEKLIFNILIIMIFINFAFNPIFKIGLPYISIKVLDGNGIQYSVLRIAIILSGITASLISSKLCKKYTINKLLIRSGLIISLCMFLISFSISKIYLNIFSNTIVPFITILIICFLMMMTATLCNIAAGTIIQETISLDMLGRIQSVIMMVCTIAVPAGEMFFGFMFDATSPAITIGISSCIIFVTVLLSSKYFLISNDKQKIKN from the coding sequence ATGAATATAAAATTACTGAAACAAAAAGACTTTTTTCTTCTCATAATGGGGGAGACAGTGTCGCTTATAGGAACAATAATGCAAAATTTTGCATTATCATTATATGTACTTGCAATAACACATTCAACTGTTAAATTTGCTTCAGTAACAGCTATAACAATATTCCCTAAACTTATTTTAGGTCCATTTTCAGGGGTCATCGCAGATAGATTTAATAGGAAGAAAATTATTGTAGGAACTGATTTAATAAATGGCATTTTAATGGGGATTTATGCTCTGTTATTTTTTATAAATGGACATTTAAGCTTATTGAGTATATACATATTAGTTATTTCAATTACAATAACTAATATTATTTTTGAACCTGCAATTCAAACTGTAATTCCTTCAATAGTAGAGAAAGAATCATTAGTTGATGCAAATTCAATAGACACATTATTTTCAAGCCTTTCAAATATATTAGCATTAGCTCTTGGTGCAATTTTATATGATAATTTAGGAATAGGTGTTATATTTATAATAAATTCTATCAGTTTTATATTATCTGCTATTAGTGAAATTTTTATAAACATACCTAAAAACAATCTAAAAAATGATAAATTAAACTTAAAAATGTTCTTTTCCGATTTTAAAGAAGGCATCACTTGCATTAAAAATGAAAAATTAATATTTAATATTTTGATTATAATGATTTTCATAAACTTTGCTTTTAATCCAATCTTTAAAATCGGTTTACCATATATATCGATAAAAGTCTTGGATGGGAATGGAATACAGTACTCTGTTCTACGTATAGCAATAATTTTATCTGGAATAACTGCTTCTTTAATCTCATCTAAATTGTGCAAAAAATACACAATAAACAAACTTCTAATTAGAAGTGGTTTAATAATATCACTATGTATGTTTTTGATATCTTTTTCTATATCAAAAATTTATTTAAATATTTTTTCAAATACTATAGTACCTTTTATTACGATATTAATTATATGTTTTTTAATGATGATGACAGCTACTTTATGCAATATAGCGGCTGGCACAATAATCCAAGAAACAATTTCATTAGATATGCTTGGAAGAATACAATCAGTGATTATGATGGTATGTACTATAGCTGTTCCTGCAGGTGAGATGTTCTTTGGATTTATGTTTGATGCTACTAGCCCTGCGATAACAATAGGAATATCTTCATGTATTATATTTGTAACTGTTTTATTATCAAGTAAGTATTTTTTAATTTCAAATGATAAACAAAAAATTAAAAATTAA
- a CDS encoding AMP-binding protein — translation MNISKILTEASKKYPHKVAIYDEDKEISYENLENDVNKISNNLLKLNVKIGDIICIMLENNLNFIKMYFAISRIGGIIIPINPMCKKQEINYILNNSNARIIIINENKINLMEELLKANPSIKLTIITEKFFSNKYTNINELMQNSIHNYNLDFNFKSNEIAQCIYTSGTTRKPKGVLLSHSNLIFDCSRCVERVKFNDSDKHIAILPFFHSFGIMSTILTPIYSGGSIILISKFNPEAMVSEIKNKRATILSAVPSILNFLLNYIDNKNIKCDFNSLRLIISGGGPLNKQINFEYKKRYNLNIIEGNGPTETSPVSYINPPNHPKMGSVGLPLRDVKIKIVDEKDQKLPIGKVGEICIKGPNVMMGYLNDQESTLEAIKDNWYHTGDLGKIDGDGYIFIVGRKKDLILVGEMNVYPEEIEDCINSHSNVLESAVIGVANNKYGQIPIAFVKVLKKNITNENDILMYCFKRLSNYKCPQKVIFVDDIPKNVMGKIDKKQLFESYKFKLI, via the coding sequence ATGAATATTTCTAAAATATTAACTGAAGCATCTAAAAAATATCCACATAAAGTAGCAATTTATGATGAAGATAAAGAAATAAGTTATGAAAATTTAGAAAATGATGTAAATAAAATTTCAAATAATTTACTTAAATTAAATGTTAAAATTGGAGATATAATTTGTATTATGCTAGAAAACAATCTAAATTTTATTAAAATGTATTTTGCTATATCAAGGATAGGTGGAATAATTATTCCCATTAATCCCATGTGCAAAAAGCAAGAAATTAATTATATACTTAATAATTCAAATGCAAGAATTATCATAATAAATGAGAATAAAATCAATTTGATGGAAGAGTTACTAAAAGCCAATCCTTCAATTAAATTAACTATAATAACTGAAAAATTTTTTTCAAATAAATATACTAATATAAATGAATTAATGCAAAATTCCATTCACAATTATAATTTAGATTTTAATTTTAAAAGTAATGAAATTGCTCAATGCATATATACATCCGGAACAACTAGAAAACCTAAAGGTGTATTATTATCTCATTCAAATCTCATTTTTGATTGTTCAAGGTGTGTTGAAAGAGTAAAATTTAATGATAGTGATAAACATATTGCTATATTACCATTTTTTCATTCCTTTGGAATTATGAGTACAATATTAACTCCTATATATTCTGGCGGGTCTATTATTTTAATTTCTAAATTTAATCCTGAAGCTATGGTATCCGAGATTAAAAATAAAAGGGCAACCATATTAAGTGCTGTGCCTTCAATTTTAAATTTTTTATTAAATTATATTGATAACAAAAATATTAAATGTGATTTTAATTCTTTGAGGCTAATAATTTCAGGTGGTGGACCCCTTAATAAACAAATTAATTTTGAATATAAAAAAAGATATAACTTAAATATTATAGAAGGCAATGGTCCTACAGAAACATCACCAGTATCGTATATTAATCCTCCTAATCATCCTAAGATGGGTTCAGTGGGATTACCTCTTAGAGATGTTAAAATTAAAATTGTGGATGAAAAAGATCAAAAATTACCCATAGGCAAGGTAGGAGAAATATGTATAAAAGGTCCTAATGTAATGATGGGATATTTAAATGATCAAGAATCTACTTTAGAAGCTATAAAAGATAATTGGTATCATACAGGAGATTTAGGTAAAATTGATGGCGATGGATATATATTTATTGTTGGAAGAAAGAAAGATTTAATCTTAGTTGGAGAAATGAATGTATATCCTGAAGAAATTGAGGATTGCATAAATTCACATAGCAATGTTCTAGAAAGTGCTGTTATTGGTGTAGCAAATAATAAATATGGACAAATTCCTATAGCATTTGTAAAAGTACTTAAAAAAAATATAACAAATGAAAATGATATCTTAATGTATTGCTTTAAAAGACTTTCAAACTATAAATGTCCACAAAAGGTTATATTTGTAGATGACATACCTAAAAATGTTATGGGTAAAATAGATAAAAAACAGTTGTTTGAATCTTATAAGTTTAAATTAATTTAA
- a CDS encoding acyl carrier protein gives MDYINKIDKVLKNTCSLNIPITIDTKLQEDLYLDSFSIIIMFIEIENEFNIDIDFRDIDNVKTIEDVIAVVKKCKSQSQ, from the coding sequence ATGGACTATATAAATAAAATTGATAAGGTGTTGAAAAACACATGCTCTTTAAATATTCCCATAACTATAGATACTAAACTTCAAGAAGATTTATATTTAGACTCATTTTCAATAATAATTATGTTTATTGAAATAGAAAATGAGTTTAATATTGATATAGATTTTAGAGATATAGATAATGTTAAAACTATAGAAGATGTAATTGCAGTTGTTAAAAAATGCAAATCGCAAAGTCAATAA
- a CDS encoding radical SAM/SPASM domain-containing protein, which yields MNNFHYFKLDDDYILFDGDTLNIFPLKEELGRKLDNITNLELDEILSKLTQNNLENKGKELLDTNINMDKCKRLVLILARSCNLNCKYCYAEGGNYGSIKDEFMKEDIIEPSINYVLNKFPEGIESIQFFGGEPLLNKKLLKKSCENISKYFENKNIEKPSFTLVTNATLIDDECIEIFNKYFTSITISLDGNKELNDTNRIFKNSNQSVYDTVIKNIHILNEKRKFNLFIEMTVDTNHIDYFVKNNQTIPGLDEINSMGVDMIHVVPTIDSGGTHCSISKSNVEDIRNFFDKYLKQAFKSDNEGFNIEKISSTVNAIKNKKVTGYHCVAGITDLTIDVNGDVYPCFMFLKNKDFIMDNVLKTDTDKYQNIQLLFIENRIYKNNNCNKCWAKNLCTDTCAGCVGGYYLANKDISKPIDVNCIIGKTMIERIIAEIVNLSK from the coding sequence ATGAATAATTTTCATTATTTTAAATTGGACGATGATTATATATTATTTGATGGAGATACTTTAAATATATTTCCGTTAAAAGAAGAACTAGGTAGAAAATTAGACAATATTACTAATTTAGAATTAGATGAAATTTTAAGTAAGTTGACACAAAACAATCTAGAAAATAAAGGCAAGGAATTATTAGATACGAACATAAACATGGATAAATGTAAAAGACTTGTTTTAATTCTAGCAAGATCATGTAATTTAAATTGTAAATATTGTTATGCTGAAGGAGGAAATTATGGTTCTATAAAAGATGAGTTTATGAAAGAAGATATTATTGAGCCATCAATAAATTATGTTTTAAATAAGTTTCCTGAAGGTATTGAGTCAATACAATTTTTTGGCGGTGAACCTTTACTTAATAAAAAATTATTAAAAAAATCATGTGAAAATATAAGTAAGTATTTTGAAAATAAGAATATTGAAAAACCATCTTTTACGTTAGTAACAAATGCTACTTTAATTGACGATGAATGTATTGAAATATTTAATAAATACTTTACTTCTATTACTATAAGTTTAGATGGAAATAAGGAGCTTAATGATACAAATAGAATATTTAAAAATAGCAATCAGAGTGTTTATGATACTGTTATAAAAAACATTCATATTTTAAATGAGAAAAGAAAATTTAATTTATTTATTGAAATGACAGTAGATACGAATCATATTGATTATTTTGTCAAAAATAATCAAACTATACCTGGATTAGATGAAATAAATTCAATGGGTGTTGACATGATACATGTAGTTCCAACTATAGATTCTGGAGGAACTCATTGTTCAATAAGTAAAAGTAATGTAGAAGATATAAGAAACTTTTTTGATAAATATTTAAAACAAGCTTTTAAATCGGATAATGAGGGCTTTAATATAGAAAAAATTTCAAGCACTGTAAATGCTATTAAAAACAAAAAAGTAACAGGTTATCATTGTGTAGCAGGTATAACAGATTTAACAATAGATGTTAATGGAGATGTATATCCTTGTTTTATGTTTCTAAAAAATAAAGATTTCATAATGGATAATGTTCTTAAGACAGACACAGACAAATATCAAAATATACAATTATTATTTATTGAAAATAGAATTTATAAAAATAATAATTGCAATAAATGTTGGGCAAAAAATTTATGTACAGATACTTGTGCTGGATGTGTTGGGGGATATTATCTTGCAAATAAAGATATTTCAAAACCTATTGATGTAAATTGCATAATTGGTAAAACAATGATTGAAAGAATAATTGCGGAAATAGTTAATTTAAGTAAGTAA
- a CDS encoding transposase, whose translation MEFHRKPPAIERNGSRKSVNIISAAEISKNFDSIVNVYSSDERITSNEIIKFFKKLLNINKNKRVFMIWDNARVHASKAVQEFISQHEEKLFILNLLSYSPMLNLQENIWNKLKSYFYEYKAKTTIDKIKDFISDYFNYANSNKAETKSLVNARSYYK comes from the coding sequence TTGGAGTTCCATAGGAAACCCCCTGCAATAGAAAGAAATGGTAGCCGTAAAAGCGTTAATATCATCAGTGCTGCTGAGATTAGTAAAAACTTTGATTCAATTGTAAATGTGTACTCCTCCGATGAGAGAATTACTTCTAACGAAATTATTAAATTTTTTAAAAAACTACTAAACATAAACAAGAATAAAAGAGTGTTCATGATTTGGGATAATGCTAGAGTTCACGCTTCAAAAGCTGTTCAAGAATTTATTAGCCAGCATGAGGAGAAATTATTTATTTTAAATCTTCTATCTTATTCACCAATGTTGAATTTACAAGAAAATATATGGAATAAATTAAAATCCTATTTCTATGAATATAAAGCAAAAACCACAATTGATAAAATTAAAGATTTCATTTCAGATTATTTTAATTATGCCAACTCTAATAAAGCTGAAACTAAATCTCTTGTTAATGCTAGATCTTATTATAAATAG
- a CDS encoding BtrH N-terminal domain-containing protein encodes MKIKIISKFTHKPDITTQCRLNSIADIFQYNGIKLSEEMCFGLGEALTFEYWLDTSSKFPTIIINGFDFNMENRLFNKFNVKRIIHYNSKIDNEDIINCINKNDLVMVDLDRYYLEYLDITKAHFGFHSVIIIGYKIENKILYWGIIDGLKKELIWYPDKKLRIARDSTCGILKSNKWYEFDCQNVTNKRIENLKYSIIKDSINNLSKKMLFSESLGINALMKFSNEIGKCINYDKNIKDIMKIEFFFIYKCIKEFEYTGTLSRRIYAKFLKECTELYGYEFLRNAFIQMDEIADEWEKLSEVSIAENDIENKALLVSAQIIKIYEMEKQVYEYLKDNTK; translated from the coding sequence ATGAAGATAAAAATAATAAGTAAATTTACTCATAAACCAGATATAACAACTCAATGTAGATTAAATTCTATTGCTGATATATTCCAATATAATGGAATAAAATTAAGTGAAGAAATGTGTTTTGGTTTAGGTGAAGCTTTAACTTTTGAGTACTGGTTAGATACAAGCAGTAAATTTCCTACAATCATAATAAATGGATTTGATTTTAATATGGAAAATAGGTTATTTAATAAATTTAATGTTAAAAGAATAATTCATTATAATAGTAAAATAGATAATGAAGATATAATTAACTGTATAAATAAAAATGATTTAGTAATGGTAGATTTAGATAGATATTATCTAGAGTATCTTGATATAACGAAGGCACACTTTGGATTTCATTCAGTAATTATAATAGGGTATAAAATTGAAAATAAAATTTTATATTGGGGAATTATTGATGGATTAAAAAAAGAATTGATATGGTATCCAGATAAAAAATTACGTATTGCAAGAGATTCAACTTGTGGAATTTTAAAATCTAATAAATGGTATGAATTTGATTGCCAAAATGTTACGAATAAACGAATAGAAAATTTAAAATATAGTATTATAAAAGATTCTATAAATAATTTATCAAAGAAAATGTTGTTTAGTGAATCTTTGGGAATAAATGCATTAATGAAATTTTCAAATGAAATAGGCAAATGTATTAATTATGATAAAAATATAAAAGATATTATGAAAATAGAGTTTTTCTTTATATATAAATGTATTAAAGAATTTGAATATACTGGTACATTAAGCAGAAGAATATATGCAAAGTTTTTGAAGGAATGTACTGAATTGTATGGATATGAATTTTTAAGAAATGCATTTATACAAATGGATGAAATTGCTGATGAATGGGAGAAATTATCAGAAGTCAGTATTGCAGAAAATGATATAGAAAATAAAGCTTTATTAGTATCCGCTCAAATAATAAAGATATATGAAATGGAAAAACAAGTATATGAATACTTAAAAGATAATACCAAATGA